The Fragaria vesca subsp. vesca linkage group LG2, FraVesHawaii_1.0, whole genome shotgun sequence genome includes a window with the following:
- the LOC101301732 gene encoding uncharacterized protein LOC101301732, whose translation MSSFNGDVSQNGNTRHMDSLFTVAEIEEIDFSKLLDKPKPLNMERQRSFDERSLSELSVGFSPRHSARHPENSSRNYEPPEYLFSPCSRRSVISCTPRSHAGFEPHPMVAEAWENLRRSLVFFRGEPVGTIAATDTSDEKLNYDQVFVRDFVPSALAFLMNGEPEIVKNFILKTLRLQSWEKKIDRFQLGEGVMPASFKVLHDPVRNTETLMADFGESAIGRVAPVDSGFWWIILLRAYTKSTGDTSLADRPECQKGMRLILSLCLSEGFDTFPTLLCADGCCMIDRRMGVYGYPIEIQALFFMALRCALLLLKQDDEGKEFIERIVKRLHALSYHMRSYFWLDFKQLNDIYRYKTEEYSHTAVNKFNVIPDSLPDWVFDFMPTHGGYFIGNVSPARMDFRWFCLGNCVAILSSLATPEQSMAIMDLIESRWEELAGEMPLKVCYPAIDSHEWRIETGSDPKNTRWSYHNGGSWPVLLWLLTAACIKTGRPQIARRAIELAESRLLKDNWPEYYDGKCGRYVGKQARKFQTWSIAGYLVAKMMLEDPSHLGMIALEEDKQMKPAMRRSNSWTC comes from the exons ATGTCATCGTTCAACGGGGATGTGTCTCAGAATGGAAATACAAGACACATGGATTCCCTATTTACTGTGGCAGAAATTGAGGAAATTGATTTCTCAAAGCTTTTAGACAAACCTAAACCTCTGAATATGGAGAGACAACGATCATTTGATGAGAGGTCACTCAGTGAATTATCTGTGGGATTTTCTCCACGTCACTCAGCTCGACATCCGGAGAACTCTTCCAGAAACTATGAACCACCGGAATATTTATTTTCCCCTTGTAGTAGAAGGTCAGTCATTAGTTGTACTCCTAGATCACATGCTGGCTTTGAGCCACATCCGATGGTTGCTGAAGCATGGGAGAATTTGAGGCGTTCATTGGTGTTTTTCCGTGGTGAGCCAGTTGGGACAATTGCTGCAACAGATACATCTGATGAAAAACTGAATTATGATCAG GTGTTTGTGAGAGACTTTGTCCCCAGCGCATTGGCTTTTCTGATGAATGGTGAACCTGAAATTGTTAAAAACTTTATCTTGAAGACTCTTCGTTTGCAGTCATGGGAGAAAAAGATTGATAGGTTCCAGCTAGGAGAAGGAGTAATGCCAGCTAGTTTCAAAGTACTCCATGATCCAGTCAGGAACACTGAGACATTAATGGCAGATTTTGGTGAGAGTGCTATAGGAAGAGTTGCTCCGGTTGATTCTGGGTTTTGGTGGATCATATTGCTTCGCGCATACACAAAATCTACTGGAGACACATCATTGGCTGATCGACCTGAATGCCAGAAGGGTATGCGGCTTATTCTAAGTTTATGTCTTTCGGAGGGCTTCGACACATTTCCAACCCTTCTTTGTGCTGATGGATGCTGCATGATTGATCGAAGAATG GGTGTTTATGGATATCCCATTGAAATTCAGGCTCTTTTCTTCATGGCTTTAAGATGTGCTTTGCTTTTGCTTAAGCAAGATGATGAGGGGAAGGAATTCATTGAGCGCATAGTAAAACGCCTTCATGCCTTGAGCTATCACATGAGAAGTTACTTTTGGCTCGACTTTAAGCAGTTAAATGACATATATCGATATAAAACTGAAGAATACTCACATACAGCTGTCAACAAGTTCAATGTGATACCAGATTCTCTTCCAGACTGGGTCTTTGATTTTATGCCAACACATGGCGGTTACTTTATTGGGAATGTGAGTCCTGCAAGAATGGATTTCCGCTGGTTTTGCTTGGGTAATTGTGTAGCAATTCTTTCATCCTTGGCAACCCCTGAACAATCCATGGCAATCATGGATCTCATAGAGTCACGATGGGAGGAATTGGCAGGAGAAATGCCATTAAAGGTTTGTTATCCAGCCATAGACAGTCATGAATGGAGGATTGAAACAGGAAGTGACCCAAAAAATACTAGATGGAGCTACCACAATGGAGGTTCTTGGCCAG TTCTGCTATGGCTTCTCACTGCTGCATGCATCAAGACTGGACGGCCCCAGATTGCAAGACGAGCTATTGAACTTGCCGAGAGCAGATTGCTGAAAGACAACTGGCCCGAATACTATGATGGGAAATGCGGTCGTTACGTCGGGAAGCAGGCTCGCAAATTCCAGACTTGGTCCATTGCAGGTTACTTGGTGGCCAAGATGATGTTGGAAGACCCATCGCATTTGGGAATGATAGCACTCGAGGAAGACAAACAGATGAAGCCTGCAATGAGGAGATCAAATTCATGGACTTGCTAA
- the LOC101301151 gene encoding ER lumen protein retaining receptor-like produces MRAPKTPINTVSTWVRRQPPKVKGFLAVVAGMAALVLLRFVVHDHDNLFVAAEAVHSGGILVLIYKLMKEKTCAGLSLKSQELTAMFLAVRLYCSVVMEYDIHTLLDLATLVTTLWVIYMIRFNLKSSYMEDKDNFAIYYVVAPCALLALFIHPSTSHHLLNRISWAFCVYLEAVSVLPQLRVMQNTKIVEPFTAHYVFALGIARFLSCAHWVLQVLDTRGHLLVALGYGLWPSMVLISEIVQTFILADFCYYYVKSVFGGQLVLRLPSGVV; encoded by the exons ATGAGGGCCCCGAAGACGCCGATCAACACCGTGTCGACATGGGTCCGGCGCCAACCGCCGAAAGTGAAAGGCTTTCTGGCCGTGGTGGCGGGCATGGCGGCTCTGGTTTTGCTCCGATTCGTCGTTCACGATCATGATAACCTCTTCGTCGCAGCTGAGGCTGTCCACTCCGGCGGAATCTTAGTCCTCATCTATAAGCTCATGAAGGAGAAGACTTGCGCCG GGCTGTCACTGAAATCGCAGGAGCTTACAGCAATGTTCTTAGCTGTGAGATTGTACTGCAGTGTTGTTATGGAATATGACATACACACTTTGCTTGATTTAGCTACACTGGTGACCACCCTCTGGGTTATTTATATGATCCGGTTTAATTTGAAGTCTAGTTATATGGAGGACAAAGACAACTTTGCAATATACTATGTG GTGGCACCATGTGCTCTACTAGCTTTGTTTATACATCCGTCAACTTCTCATCATTTATTGAACAGGATTTCCTGGGCCTTTTGTGTATATTTAGAAGCTGTTTCAGTACTGCCCCAGTTGAGGGTGATGCAGAATACAAAG ATTGTTGAGCCATTCACAGCTCATTACGTGTTTGCACTTGGTATTGCAAGGTTCCTGAGCTGTGCCCATTGGGTTCTCCAG GTATTGGATACTCGCGGACACTTGCTCGTGGCCTTGGGGTATGGGTTGTGGCCTTCTATGGTTCTTATTTCGGAAATCGTCCAGACTTTCATATTAGCAGACTTCTGCTACTACTATGTCAAAAG TGTTTTCGGAGGACAGCTTGTTCTTCGTCTTCCTTCTGGAGTGGTATGA